A DNA window from Maribellus comscasis contains the following coding sequences:
- a CDS encoding ABC transporter permease — protein sequence MILKVVIRNLLKHPFLNLVKVIGLSLALTGIVFIALFLKNELSYDSYHSKSERIYRYTITEPDFLGGKHFARTINPGYIPQLKEAIPELENFTRLMPVRGGLIKYDERFYNINEAFECDSTFFQVFDARLLIGDKQKVLENPASMVVTESFAKKVFGDTNPVGKILTLPAGQFYGETQDFTVQGMMKDFPSNSHFHPDFITTPGADQFANSWAWTYLLLAENANPENVKSGISAYLKNNRETNPEEMNTQVYLQKLGDIHLKSHKLREIEPAGSLTNIYVLTIAALILLLISISNYANLNMGMAGFSAKYMFVNKLLGSSKYSIVSYFFIEGLFIVAATSVLALMIAFPINSLIAKMYGLNLLNGNTFSVAVIVLLFNLSALIPGMTPVLNFDSSSFRIRTKRNASPKMAKGRVSSALIIFQYGFSIALIVSVIVISKQTKYALNSSIGVNEDNIVCFESVHSSIQQKFKVLKEELLKYNSIESVSAMMEPPGGEANDMFPFEMEGYKTDEQNQEYDRIGVFPCDYSFTSIFNLRFLSGENFSKKNTDADGSGEYIINEAAMHRLGYSEPDKITGKEFKLIFSAPGSGIEIPGGKIIGVVKDFHLQSLKNAVEPLVFFKRENLWLINLVISYKPEMQAQALNDMKTVWNSLFPEYPFQYKHVGAMYKKVYKAELLQARLLSVFTIIALFISSMGLFGMALISTQRRVKEIGVRKVNGARVSEIVTMLNRDYLMWVGAAFIIASPVAWYTMNRWLENFAYKTGLNWWIFLVAGLLALGIALLTVSFQSWKAATRNPVEALRYE from the coding sequence ATGATTCTAAAAGTAGTAATACGAAACCTGTTAAAACATCCTTTTTTAAACCTTGTAAAGGTAATTGGGTTAAGCCTCGCTTTGACAGGAATCGTCTTTATAGCTTTATTTCTCAAAAATGAGCTGAGTTACGACAGCTATCATTCAAAATCGGAAAGGATTTACAGGTATACCATAACCGAACCTGATTTTTTAGGTGGAAAGCATTTTGCCCGAACAATTAATCCCGGCTACATTCCCCAATTAAAAGAAGCAATTCCTGAATTGGAAAACTTCACCCGCCTAATGCCTGTTAGAGGCGGGCTTATAAAATACGACGAAAGATTTTACAACATCAATGAAGCATTCGAATGCGACAGTACTTTTTTCCAGGTTTTTGATGCCAGGCTTTTAATTGGCGATAAACAAAAAGTTCTGGAAAATCCGGCATCAATGGTCGTAACCGAAAGTTTCGCAAAAAAAGTTTTCGGAGATACAAATCCTGTCGGGAAAATATTGACACTGCCGGCTGGCCAGTTTTACGGCGAAACGCAGGACTTCACGGTGCAGGGAATGATGAAAGATTTCCCTTCAAACAGTCATTTCCATCCCGATTTTATAACTACTCCCGGTGCAGATCAGTTCGCCAATTCGTGGGCATGGACCTACCTTCTGCTGGCTGAAAATGCCAATCCTGAAAATGTAAAATCGGGTATTTCAGCCTACTTAAAGAATAACCGGGAGACAAATCCGGAGGAAATGAATACGCAGGTATATTTACAAAAACTTGGTGATATCCATTTAAAATCGCACAAACTCAGGGAAATAGAACCGGCCGGGAGTCTTACAAATATTTATGTCCTGACAATTGCAGCACTTATTTTACTTCTTATTTCCATAAGTAACTATGCCAATTTAAACATGGGAATGGCCGGATTTAGTGCTAAATACATGTTTGTAAACAAACTTTTAGGATCATCAAAATATTCTATTGTCAGTTATTTTTTTATTGAAGGATTGTTTATTGTTGCAGCAACTTCCGTACTTGCCCTGATGATAGCTTTTCCTATAAACTCTCTGATAGCAAAAATGTACGGATTGAATCTGTTAAACGGGAATACATTTTCTGTAGCTGTTATTGTTCTTTTATTCAATTTGTCTGCACTAATTCCTGGCATGACACCTGTTTTAAATTTTGACTCTTCTTCATTCAGAATCAGAACAAAAAGAAATGCTTCTCCGAAAATGGCGAAAGGAAGAGTTAGCAGTGCATTAATTATTTTTCAATACGGATTTTCCATTGCCCTGATTGTCTCTGTAATTGTTATTTCAAAACAAACAAAATACGCATTAAACAGTAGTATTGGAGTAAATGAAGATAACATTGTTTGCTTTGAATCGGTGCACTCAAGCATACAGCAAAAATTTAAAGTTTTAAAAGAAGAGTTGCTGAAATACAATAGTATTGAATCCGTTTCTGCCATGATGGAACCTCCGGGAGGCGAAGCAAACGACATGTTCCCTTTTGAAATGGAAGGTTATAAAACAGATGAACAGAACCAGGAATATGACAGGATCGGCGTATTTCCCTGTGACTATTCCTTTACCTCTATTTTTAATCTGCGATTTTTAAGCGGAGAAAACTTTTCTAAAAAAAACACCGACGCTGACGGTTCAGGCGAATATATTATAAATGAAGCCGCAATGCACCGCTTAGGGTATTCCGAACCGGATAAAATAACCGGCAAAGAATTTAAGTTAATTTTTTCAGCTCCCGGCTCGGGAATCGAAATTCCGGGTGGTAAAATTATTGGAGTGGTGAAAGACTTTCATCTTCAAAGCCTGAAAAACGCTGTTGAACCTCTTGTTTTTTTTAAACGTGAAAATTTATGGCTGATTAATTTAGTGATTTCTTATAAACCTGAAATGCAGGCTCAGGCTTTAAATGATATGAAAACGGTTTGGAACTCATTGTTCCCGGAATATCCTTTTCAGTACAAACATGTAGGTGCCATGTATAAAAAAGTTTATAAAGCCGAACTGTTGCAGGCAAGATTGCTCTCTGTTTTTACAATAATTGCCTTGTTTATCAGTTCCATGGGATTATTTGGCATGGCACTTATAAGCACCCAACGCCGGGTAAAAGAAATTGGTGTAAGAAAAGTAAATGGTGCACGGGTCTCTGAAATAGTTACCATGCTTAACAGAGATTATCTGATGTGGGTGGGTGCTGCGTTTATTATTGCCAGCCCGGTTGCCTGGTACACAATGAACAGGTGGCTCGAAAACTTCGCTTACAAAACCGGTTTGAATTGGTGGATATTTTTAGTAGCCGGGTTACTGGCCCTGGGGATTGCTTTATTAACGGTAAGTTTTCAAAGCTGGAAAGCGGCTACCCGGAATCCGGTCGAGGCATTACGATATGAGTAA
- a CDS encoding ABC transporter ATP-binding protein, whose product MIQLKKIDKYYDAKFQRTFILKGVNLEVKQGEFVTIMGPSGAGKSTLLNIIGLLDEASAGEYYFWDEPAHKIKEKQKVQYHRSHIGFIFQAFHLIDELNVYENIETPLVYRSVKGKERKAMVADLLDRFNMVAKKDLFPSQLSGGQQQLVAIARAIIGSPKLLLADEPTGNLHSEQGEMIMKLLKKLNEEGMTIIQVTHNEDFAQYGTRVVKLIDGLIREDYQVENRK is encoded by the coding sequence ATGATACAATTAAAAAAAATCGACAAGTATTACGACGCTAAATTTCAACGAACCTTTATTTTAAAAGGGGTAAACCTGGAAGTAAAACAAGGTGAGTTTGTAACCATTATGGGCCCCAGTGGTGCCGGCAAATCTACTTTACTTAATATTATTGGATTGTTGGATGAAGCGAGTGCGGGCGAGTATTATTTCTGGGATGAACCTGCCCATAAAATCAAAGAAAAACAAAAGGTGCAATACCATCGCAGCCATATTGGTTTTATCTTTCAGGCCTTTCATCTCATCGACGAACTGAATGTATATGAAAACATTGAAACACCTTTGGTTTACCGAAGTGTAAAAGGAAAAGAACGAAAAGCTATGGTAGCCGACCTGCTCGACCGTTTTAATATGGTTGCAAAAAAAGATTTGTTCCCCAGCCAGCTTTCAGGTGGACAGCAGCAGTTGGTAGCCATTGCCCGGGCAATAATTGGAAGCCCAAAATTGTTGCTTGCCGATGAGCCAACCGGAAACCTGCATTCAGAACAAGGCGAAATGATAATGAAATTGTTGAAAAAGCTGAATGAGGAAGGAATGACAATTATCCAGGTAACACACAATGAAGATTTTGCACAATACGGAACCCGCGTTGTCAAATTAATTGATGGACTCATTCGGGAAGACTATCAGGTAGAAAACAGAAAATGA
- a CDS encoding GxxExxY protein, with product MEKIDDNLTYKIIGCAMNIHNTLGNGFQEVIYQRCLATELEKQSINYEREKEMPIFYEGIEVGKRRADFIIEEKVMVEIKAIIQLENVHLAQGLNYLTAYNIKKGLLINFGSASLQVKRLFKRK from the coding sequence ATGGAGAAAATTGATGACAATTTGACCTACAAAATTATTGGTTGTGCAATGAACATTCACAATACTCTTGGCAATGGCTTTCAAGAGGTCATATACCAAAGATGTTTGGCAACAGAATTAGAAAAGCAAAGTATAAATTATGAAAGAGAGAAAGAAATGCCCATTTTTTATGAAGGTATTGAGGTGGGAAAAAGGAGGGCTGATTTTATAATTGAAGAAAAAGTGATGGTTGAAATAAAAGCCATCATCCAACTTGAAAATGTACATTTAGCTCAAGGATTAAATTATTTGACAGCTTACAATATAAAGAAAGGATTATTGATAAATTTTGGTTCTGCCAGTCTTCAGGTTAAAAGATTATTTAAAAGGAAGTAA
- a CDS encoding ABC transporter permease: MGIALVILFIAILNYIFLTKAKILSRLTEIGAKKALGASNNIIRKQVLLESNMISALSLMPAAIIIITGIPFINSTLQKTVGEEVFGMWQTWGMLVAVTLLTGTLSGIFIGTNISRTSAVVLLTGKMQRQQKSHKLNHSFLSFHFAIFIILVVSVFTFKKQINYGLTNFKSIDPNNVLVCELNSPELQKQAQVIQNELEQNPNVISTAGSSFIPPFNAFLPIKLRTEEETVRFDGLIMGKGMIPLLGMEIIDGEAFGEFKQDGRTNIIINESTALEYDIKAGDLLNGFTVRGIVKDFNAHSLHSLIQPMVILQQHPEKMRLLAVKTNGKNDKSIIETIDRLVSQISPESVSEVTYLTDQINQFYEREQNQAKLITAFSLLSISLAIMGLFGVVLITISKRTKEIGIRKVNGARVTEVVEMLNKDFLTWVIIAVVIAVPAAWYAMHRWLENFAYQTSLSWWLFAIAGVLALAIALLTVSFQSYKAATRNPVDSLRYE, translated from the coding sequence ATCGGAATTGCACTGGTTATTTTATTTATAGCTATTCTCAATTATATTTTTCTGACCAAGGCAAAAATACTAAGTCGCCTGACAGAAATCGGGGCAAAAAAAGCGTTGGGAGCTTCAAATAATATTATAAGAAAACAGGTTTTACTTGAATCGAATATGATTTCTGCTTTAAGTCTGATGCCGGCAGCAATTATTATTATCACCGGTATTCCTTTTATAAATTCAACATTACAGAAAACTGTAGGAGAAGAAGTTTTTGGGATGTGGCAAACCTGGGGAATGCTCGTTGCTGTAACTTTACTTACCGGTACGCTTTCGGGAATATTTATAGGAACTAATATTTCCAGGACTTCAGCAGTAGTTTTGTTAACCGGAAAAATGCAGCGACAACAAAAAAGCCACAAATTAAACCATTCATTTTTAAGCTTTCATTTTGCCATTTTTATTATTCTTGTTGTAAGTGTTTTTACTTTTAAAAAACAAATCAATTACGGACTCACCAATTTTAAGTCAATCGACCCAAACAATGTTTTGGTTTGTGAGCTAAACAGTCCTGAGTTACAAAAACAGGCACAAGTAATCCAAAACGAATTGGAGCAAAATCCAAATGTAATTTCCACAGCTGGCTCTTCATTTATACCACCTTTTAATGCCTTTCTTCCGATTAAATTAAGAACAGAGGAAGAAACAGTAAGATTCGACGGATTAATTATGGGAAAAGGGATGATTCCTCTTTTGGGAATGGAAATTATAGATGGTGAAGCTTTTGGGGAATTCAAGCAGGATGGCAGAACAAATATAATTATCAACGAATCTACAGCGTTGGAATATGATATTAAAGCAGGTGATTTATTGAACGGATTTACAGTCCGTGGAATTGTTAAAGATTTTAATGCCCATTCGTTACATTCGCTTATTCAACCCATGGTAATACTACAGCAACACCCTGAAAAGATGCGGTTGCTGGCTGTCAAAACAAACGGAAAAAATGACAAATCAATAATTGAAACAATCGACAGACTGGTAAGCCAAATCTCACCCGAGTCGGTATCTGAAGTTACATATTTAACGGACCAGATTAACCAATTTTATGAAAGAGAACAAAATCAGGCCAAACTAATAACTGCATTTTCGTTGTTATCAATATCATTGGCAATAATGGGATTGTTTGGTGTTGTTTTAATCACGATTTCAAAACGAACAAAAGAAATTGGCATTCGTAAAGTAAACGGTGCCAGGGTTACTGAAGTTGTGGAGATGCTTAACAAAGATTTCCTTACATGGGTGATTATAGCCGTTGTAATTGCTGTTCCGGCTGCATGGTACGCGATGCACCGGTGGCTCGAAAATTTCGCCTATCAAACCTCTTTGAGTTGGTGGCTTTTTGCCATTGCAGGAGTATTGGCCCTGGCAATTGCCTTGTTAACTGTTTCATTCCAGTCGTATAAGGCAGCGACCCGAAATCCGGTAGATAGTTTGAGGTATGAATAA
- a CDS encoding ABC transporter permease: MFKNYLKTTLRFLKQNKLFAGINVLGLSLALAASFIILLYIINEISYNRGYENRKQIYRIVNNYLEFKNTMAGTPYVLASALKDEFPQVEYATRAQFMRGFSLKQNEEFIPVRQAVATDSEIFDIFSLKLTGSKNNILDDPNSIVLSQKQAEKFFPDEDPIGKEIIGLANGKEQLFVVKGVFENIPINSTLRADCFINSRWTLEPINQAFRVTNADVNWDLDFWTTWVMLKQNVDPLTLDPQFRELEVKNMGEKPAKKYVLQNLSDVYLRSAEVMNSGVQGNMKNIRIFSAIAFLIILVAAFNYIILSTAVSSGRAKEIGIRKTNGAEIRSIKTQLLFESIFLAFHVLPLAVLLAWAGKPYAEKLFQTRLYIIDSNIVVYILIYLLLTIVIGFASGFYTSSYLSRLNVINILKNTAASGKRKSVLRFSLIVIQLIIFCSFITGTLVIRSQYKFALKKDLGYQNKNILLFELGRNFREYRAFIDEIKTIPNVTMAAGTMHSIPMLGSMTMMVPNFEDQTQKIKVDGMAVDYNFTETMGLNIIEGRSFSEEFGSDLNGATILNETAVKDLGIEDPVGKQVAGKTIIGIVKDFNLHSIHSDIPPTMLTMTDKYIQQVAINYVPGTLENLLPTLESKWKEMAPDRTFQYQTIEDLIENIYSSEKNLSIIISIFAIFSLFIAAFGLFGLTLFIARTRTKEIGIKKVLGSGEKTIVYSFLKENFFMVLIATLLAIPVTFYFMNRWLSNFSYKVSINFWFFVVAFIIASIVVLFTVLFHSYRASRINPVEALKYE, translated from the coding sequence ATGTTTAAAAACTATCTTAAAACCACCTTGCGTTTTTTAAAACAAAACAAACTTTTTGCCGGAATCAACGTATTGGGGCTCTCTTTGGCACTGGCTGCTTCGTTTATCATTTTGCTGTACATTATAAACGAGATAAGTTATAACAGAGGCTATGAAAACCGAAAACAGATTTACAGGATAGTTAACAACTACCTCGAATTTAAAAATACTATGGCCGGAACACCCTATGTTTTGGCTTCGGCATTAAAAGACGAATTCCCTCAGGTAGAATACGCCACCAGAGCGCAATTTATGCGCGGGTTCAGCCTTAAGCAGAATGAAGAATTTATACCGGTACGTCAGGCAGTGGCTACCGATTCCGAAATATTTGACATATTCAGCCTTAAGCTTACCGGTTCAAAGAATAACATTCTCGATGATCCCAACTCCATCGTATTGTCACAAAAACAGGCTGAGAAATTTTTTCCGGATGAAGATCCAATTGGAAAAGAAATTATTGGTCTTGCCAATGGAAAAGAACAATTATTTGTAGTAAAAGGTGTATTCGAAAATATTCCAATAAACTCAACATTAAGAGCAGATTGTTTTATAAACAGCAGATGGACACTGGAACCCATCAACCAGGCGTTCAGGGTTACCAACGCGGATGTAAACTGGGATTTGGATTTTTGGACTACCTGGGTAATGCTAAAGCAAAATGTCGATCCTTTAACACTTGACCCGCAATTCAGGGAGCTCGAGGTGAAAAATATGGGAGAAAAACCAGCAAAAAAATATGTCCTCCAAAATCTCTCCGATGTTTATCTTCGTTCTGCTGAAGTTATGAACTCCGGTGTTCAGGGGAATATGAAAAACATTCGAATATTCTCTGCAATTGCTTTTCTAATTATTCTGGTAGCGGCATTTAACTACATCATACTTTCAACAGCAGTGTCGTCAGGGCGGGCTAAAGAAATCGGTATTCGAAAAACCAACGGAGCAGAAATCCGCTCCATAAAAACACAATTACTTTTCGAGTCAATTTTCCTTGCGTTCCATGTTTTACCTCTTGCAGTATTGTTAGCCTGGGCAGGCAAGCCTTATGCTGAAAAATTATTTCAGACCAGGCTTTATATTATCGATTCCAACATTGTTGTTTATATATTAATCTATCTCCTTCTCACCATCGTTATCGGATTTGCCTCCGGTTTTTACACTTCCTCTTATTTATCAAGGTTGAATGTCATCAACATTCTAAAAAATACAGCCGCTTCGGGTAAAAGAAAGTCTGTTTTGCGATTTTCATTGATTGTTATTCAGCTTATCATATTTTGCTCATTTATAACGGGAACCCTGGTTATTCGTTCGCAATACAAATTTGCTTTAAAAAAGGATTTGGGATATCAGAATAAAAACATTCTGCTGTTTGAGCTGGGTCGCAATTTCAGGGAATACAGGGCATTTATCGACGAAATAAAAACAATTCCCAATGTAACTATGGCTGCCGGAACAATGCACAGTATTCCCATGCTCGGCTCAATGACGATGATGGTTCCGAATTTCGAAGACCAGACACAAAAAATAAAAGTTGACGGCATGGCTGTTGACTACAATTTTACTGAGACAATGGGGTTAAATATTATTGAAGGAAGAAGCTTTTCTGAAGAATTTGGCAGTGATCTGAATGGAGCCACAATACTTAATGAAACTGCTGTGAAAGATCTGGGGATAGAAGATCCTGTGGGGAAACAGGTAGCCGGGAAAACAATTATTGGAATTGTAAAAGATTTCAACCTTCATTCAATTCACAGCGACATCCCCCCCACAATGTTAACGATGACAGACAAGTATATTCAGCAGGTTGCCATAAATTATGTTCCCGGAACTTTGGAGAATCTTTTACCAACACTTGAATCGAAATGGAAAGAAATGGCCCCGGACCGTACTTTTCAGTACCAAACCATAGAAGACCTGATTGAAAACATCTATTCTTCCGAAAAGAATCTAAGTATTATCATTTCCATTTTTGCTATCTTCTCACTATTCATTGCTGCCTTTGGATTGTTTGGGCTCACTTTGTTTATTGCACGCACCCGTACCAAAGAAATTGGAATAAAAAAAGTACTTGGCAGCGGAGAAAAAACCATTGTTTATTCTTTCCTGAAAGAAAACTTTTTTATGGTGCTTATTGCTACCTTACTTGCAATACCGGTGACATTTTATTTTATGAACAGATGGTTAAGCAATTTTTCGTACAAAGTGAGTATTAATTTTTGGTTCTTTGTTGTTGCTTTTATCATTGCAAGTATAGTAGTATTATTTACGGTTTTGTTTCACTCCTACAGGGCATCGCGGATTAACCCGGTTGAAGCGTTAAAATATGAATAA
- a CDS encoding ABC transporter permease codes for MRFKAVLRSLFRYRLNSSIIIISLAIGIACMNLITIFITRENNADGFQKNKKNIYALQADDPFRKGEKMYFIRQGAAEYMKDNFAEVKDFCRIINTSPSKINANNQDYFENKKTIAVSSNFFTFFSYKLISGNPARVLETKQNVVISDKLAMKYFGRLNVIGQKLLFPDGDNDTEMFISGVFEKPQESTQLDFEMVKLIGESDSRVYLQLAENTNIVQLEEKFAQNKENIPIVHDGTPGTHSLKSLKAAYFDTSRGQTIETSRDRSDLLIALVIAVMILGVALFNYLGLINNQLMEKTREYSIRRVNGSSKINLINAFMGETFMLVGVAFALSLVLMILAIPFFNQLTSTSITSQYIFHSENIFLLLGIPAFILLASFLFAFFKIGVSVKTKALKPGKLYAVNKFQIPVFNIAQLAVSVILIIGSIVILKQINYITNKKIGLAKKTLEVKVPRQYKNISPVFKAELEKSSSVELVSLANASPVLEHMMILMHYDENGVDKQYTPALFWGDENYPKALGIEIIKGDNFSENAGTNKGKCIINESLAALFPDQDLIGKYLPGSKNDLVIGICKDFHYGSLKEVIEPGYVSYGSGGFFIMVKPSAGQSQEAREVVAKIWKELIPDFPLNMESINDRYEWMHRENTNYAKLIGACCIISVFLSMIGLFAVSFHTSRRRVKEIGIRKVNGATISEILALLNKDFVMWVGISFVLAIPAGWYFMHKWLESFMYKTNLSWWIFSLAGIIALAIALVTVSIQSWKAASKNPVEALRYE; via the coding sequence ATGAGATTCAAAGCTGTTTTAAGAAGCCTTTTCAGATATCGTTTAAACTCTTCGATCATAATTATAAGTTTAGCCATTGGTATAGCGTGTATGAACCTCATCACCATTTTTATTACGCGGGAAAATAATGCCGATGGTTTTCAAAAAAACAAAAAAAATATTTATGCCCTGCAAGCTGACGACCCGTTTCGTAAAGGCGAAAAAATGTATTTTATCCGACAAGGAGCAGCAGAATATATGAAAGATAATTTTGCTGAAGTGAAAGATTTCTGCCGAATTATAAATACAAGTCCGTCAAAAATAAATGCGAATAATCAGGATTATTTTGAAAACAAAAAAACAATTGCCGTTTCATCCAACTTCTTCACGTTTTTCTCTTATAAACTGATTTCGGGGAATCCGGCGCGTGTGCTGGAAACAAAACAAAATGTGGTTATTTCAGATAAACTGGCAATGAAGTATTTTGGAAGGCTGAATGTGATTGGGCAAAAACTTTTATTCCCCGACGGCGACAACGACACAGAAATGTTTATAAGTGGCGTTTTTGAAAAGCCACAGGAAAGCACCCAACTCGACTTTGAAATGGTAAAATTAATTGGAGAAAGTGACTCCCGTGTTTATCTTCAATTGGCTGAAAATACAAATATTGTACAACTGGAAGAGAAATTTGCCCAAAATAAGGAGAACATTCCGATTGTTCACGACGGCACTCCCGGGACACATTCTCTTAAAAGTCTAAAGGCAGCTTATTTTGATACTTCCCGAGGGCAAACCATCGAAACAAGCCGCGATAGAAGCGATTTACTAATTGCGCTGGTTATTGCAGTTATGATTCTGGGAGTTGCACTTTTCAACTATCTTGGTTTAATTAACAACCAGCTCATGGAGAAAACCCGCGAATATTCTATCCGCAGGGTGAACGGAAGTTCCAAAATCAACCTTATCAATGCATTTATGGGCGAAACTTTCATGCTCGTTGGAGTTGCCTTTGCACTTAGTTTGGTTTTAATGATTTTAGCAATTCCATTCTTTAATCAGCTTACTTCTACTTCAATTACATCCCAGTATATTTTTCATTCAGAAAATATCTTTCTTTTGCTGGGTATCCCCGCATTCATTTTGTTGGCTTCTTTCCTTTTTGCATTTTTCAAAATTGGGGTAAGTGTAAAAACAAAAGCTTTAAAACCCGGCAAATTATATGCGGTTAACAAATTTCAAATCCCGGTTTTCAATATTGCTCAACTGGCGGTTTCGGTGATTCTGATTATCGGTTCAATTGTTATTCTGAAACAAATAAATTACATCACAAACAAAAAAATAGGTTTGGCCAAAAAAACACTGGAGGTGAAAGTTCCGAGGCAGTATAAAAATATTTCTCCTGTTTTTAAAGCTGAATTGGAGAAAAGTTCATCTGTGGAATTGGTTTCGCTGGCAAATGCGTCGCCGGTATTGGAACACATGATGATTTTGATGCACTACGATGAAAATGGTGTTGATAAACAATATACTCCGGCGCTTTTTTGGGGCGATGAAAACTATCCGAAAGCCCTGGGAATTGAGATTATAAAAGGTGATAATTTCTCGGAAAATGCAGGGACCAATAAAGGCAAATGCATCATTAATGAATCGTTGGCAGCGCTTTTCCCCGACCAGGATTTAATTGGAAAATATCTTCCCGGTTCAAAAAATGACCTTGTTATTGGCATTTGTAAAGATTTTCATTACGGAAGTTTAAAGGAAGTAATTGAACCGGGCTATGTTTCTTACGGGAGCGGCGGATTTTTCATTATGGTTAAACCAAGTGCAGGTCAATCGCAAGAAGCAAGGGAAGTTGTGGCTAAAATTTGGAAAGAACTTATTCCCGATTTTCCATTAAATATGGAATCGATAAACGATCGCTACGAATGGATGCACCGCGAAAATACCAACTATGCAAAACTGATTGGGGCCTGCTGCATTATCAGCGTTTTTTTATCAATGATAGGATTATTTGCAGTTTCGTTCCACACCAGTCGCCGCAGGGTAAAAGAAATTGGAATACGAAAAGTAAACGGAGCAACTATTTCAGAAATTCTGGCACTGCTAAACAAAGACTTTGTAATGTGGGTGGGCATTTCGTTTGTCCTCGCTATTCCTGCCGGATGGTATTTCATGCACAAATGGCTGGAAAGTTTTATGTATAAAACAAACTTAAGCTGGTGGATATTTTCTTTGGCCGGGATTATTGCTTTAGCAATTGCATTAGTGACCGTTTCCATTCAATCGTGGAAAGCAGCAAGTAAAAATCCGGTGGAGGCATTGCGATATGAGTGA
- a CDS encoding LytR/AlgR family response regulator transcription factor — translation MIHKIKCIVVDDEPIARKYLGDYITKMPQLELLASYGKAADAYPIIESGEAELVFLDIQMPGLTGIEFIRTLHKKPSIILTTAYSEYALEGYELDVTDYLLKPVAFERFAKAVNKVVAKFNQQNGTTNAVPDDTENLPAVSRDFIFVKAGYKSVKVEIADILYVEGMKEYVVIHTKDKKYTKLDRMKNIETQLKGNGFLRIHKSYIVSVKKIDAIYGNTVEIGGSKLPLGRSFKDDVNAALGMNE, via the coding sequence ATGATTCACAAAATAAAATGTATAGTGGTTGATGATGAGCCAATTGCCCGAAAATATTTGGGAGATTACATCACGAAAATGCCGCAGCTTGAATTACTGGCAAGTTACGGAAAAGCCGCTGATGCTTACCCAATTATTGAAAGCGGGGAAGCAGAACTGGTTTTTCTCGATATTCAGATGCCGGGATTGACTGGAATTGAATTTATTCGTACACTTCATAAAAAACCTTCCATAATTCTCACCACAGCTTATTCTGAATATGCCCTTGAAGGTTACGAACTGGATGTAACAGATTACCTGTTAAAACCTGTGGCATTTGAGCGTTTTGCTAAAGCAGTGAATAAAGTGGTTGCCAAGTTTAATCAACAAAATGGCACAACAAACGCTGTTCCCGACGACACCGAAAATCTGCCAGCTGTTTCCCGCGATTTTATTTTTGTGAAAGCGGGTTACAAGTCTGTGAAAGTGGAAATTGCAGATATTCTTTATGTGGAAGGAATGAAGGAATATGTGGTGATTCACACTAAAGATAAAAAATACACCAAGCTCGACCGGATGAAAAACATCGAAACCCAATTAAAAGGCAATGGATTTTTGCGTATTCATAAATCATACATTGTTTCTGTAAAAAAAATTGACGCGATTTATGGAAACACCGTTGAAATTGGCGGGTCAAAATTACCACTCGGGCGAAGTTTCAAAGATGATGTTAATGCTGCACTGGGAATGAATGAATGA